The Tenebrio molitor chromosome 5, icTenMoli1.1, whole genome shotgun sequence genome segment AAGAGAAGAGGAGTTCCATTGTTTCCTCTTGAAGAAATAACCCCTGCAGCATCACCAGACTCCGGAAAATGGACGGTCACCGGAACACTTGCTCGTCGGGGTGGATTCCCGCTGTCGGTGGCTACTACAGCCAAATTAGCGATTCCTTTGTATCCACCAGCTTCACGAAGTCTGAGCTCCCCCGTGGGTGTAATGAAAAATATAGACGCATTCACACCCGACAGCGTTAAAGTCAGTTTGTCGTTTTTGTCTCCATCCGCGGCTTCAATTCTACCGATTAGTTCGTTGGGTTGTCCCCTGACGAAAAATTCATAATGGGGATAACGAAAGCGTGGCTCCCATTCGTTGACGTCTTGTACACTAACGTTGACTACACTGGAGTCGTTCTGGAAATTTGATGTTaaaagaagtttttttttactttagacAACTTACAGTAATTCCGTCAGTGGCGAACACTTTGAAGATATATTCGGGTCTATCTTCataatctaatttttttctcaacgATAATTCTCCCTTCGTGTTGATCGCAAATGTTTTAAGAATATTTTGATCCGATACGAAATATCGTAAATGTTGATTTGGTCTATTATTGGTAAAAGATGTAACAGCGGCGCCAACAGGAGTAGATTCAGGTACTTTAATATAAAACGTAGTATGCAAAAATCTGATCCCGTTCCCTACATTTCTAGAAACTGTCAAAGTGGCCAAAGCGTAACGGTCTGGATTATCTTGTTGGGTAGCTCTAATGACCAAAGTGGCTGGATGTTGTAAGTCACTTTCACTTAAATCGCGAGACAGACTAACTTTTCCTGTGTTTCGGTTGATTTTGAAATAGGTGTAATCCGTTCCGATGCCATTAAAGGTATAGAAGACGGGGGCATTGATTCCTAAATCTTGATCGAAAGCCTTTACATCCCTAGGTTTGGTAACTAATACGGTGCCTCGTTTAGGTGTTTCTGGTACGACCGCCGTGTAGCGGTCATCCAAAAATCGAGGATTTTGGTCATCAGCATCGACCACGTGAACTGTCAAAACTGTATCAGTTTTTCTAGGTGGTTCTCCGTGATCTTGGGCGCGTATGTTGACATCAAAACTTTTTAAAGTTTCATAGTCCAGTGGTTTCTTTAACACTAAAGTTCCTTCCAGTTcgttttcaaattcaaaatagtCTGAGTGGGGGCCAGATAACACCGAATACTTAACACTAGAGAAGGGACCTTGTTGGTCATTGTCTATCGCGTGTACACCTTGCAACACCCTCGTACCCACAACTGTCACTTCCGAAATATTTAACACGTATGGGGAATTGATAAACACGGGAGAGTTGTCATTTGCATCAGTCACTCGTATGTTGATGGGAATTACGAAGCCGGGGTCTAATGTATGAAGTCTTTCGCATATAAGGTTGATGAAAACAGACGAAGGACCGTCTACTCCTTCTTTATCTAGTTTTCTACggagtgtcaaattttttgttcCGGGGGAAATTGCTACCGGACTGTCGATTTCCTTTAAATGGAGGGCTATCGTGCCACCGGGTCGTGGATCGCCATGGACTCTGACCTGACCGATTACTGAACCCACTGAGTTATTCTCTGACACAAAGAAATTTTCTGAGGATGCTCCATTCTCTAAGTAGCAGCGATTGTCATTTAAACCTGTAACGCAAATTCTTTGtcagaattaattaaaagtttaaaattaattaagataaACAGTGAAAAATTACACCGGAGATTTTATTACGACTATctaatacaataaaaatgaatatgACTTCACAAAACAGTCCTTATTTGCATGAATAATCATGAAGGAATAGaagttcaaaaattaaatcgtgGTAATAAGAGGAAACACTTAATTATTTACTTCTTTAATTATATTCTTACTAGCCACCACTCGCTTAAGCATGCTTAATTGTGTATGGGAAAGTAGATCGACGACGATACACTTTGATTGTTtggaaatgtttttctatAGATGGTTATAAATGTTACAAAGGCATGAACATGTTGAATTGTCTTTCATCTTTCAGAAGAATAATAAAAGAATATCTAGAAATATCATGATTTTTCTATTATGAATTTCAACCGTTCGGTATGATTTGTTTAGTGTTTTGGATGATATTCtaaagatttttaatttccttATTAGCGTTTGTTCCAGAAGTAACATGTTATTGTCTGGTAACCACGCTAGTGAGTATCTTCCGCTCGGTTGGTTTTAAACAGGTGGCCATTGTCGTCTTTTCCTTCGCAACAACAAAGAGCTTCAAACATACACCGACAAATTTCTGTCTTGTCTGGTCgccaaagtatttttttattctagaTTTTGTTTAGCTCTGTTTTACTCTAATTGTTCACGTGGGCAATAAATTTCTATCGAAGCAACACGAATGCATAACTaactgaaacgaaaaatcagcCACCGGCAAGTGGGTTAAAACTTGTTTACATTAATTGTTCATTTTGCATCATGACAGTTATATGCTAACTAGTGTTAGATAAATTAGAAATACTTGCCTTGGGTTATTGACAGATGGAGAAGGAGCGTAAAAGCCCAAAGGGCGTTAATGTACGCATTATACCACTTGGCCATCGTTTCGACATCTGGAACATACATAAAATAGATTTGTTTTATTCAGTAATTAATTTGTACGCCGGCAAGATTTTGTTCCTTTTACTAATTAAGGTGATGATAAAATCGACGCAGATGTTTTAaatctttccaattttttttcaatgaaattgtGTCAAGGTGTATTTTTCAGTCAAAATCTAGCCATTATGAATTTTAATCGAACATAAATCtaactattttttaaactttcttCTTGTAGATAATTTGTagtaattattgatatcgGAAACAATATGCAATTGGGTCAgtttgttataaatttatctTATTCGCATATTTACTTTCTATTTTACGTTTACAGACGACTAGAGTAGATTATTTTGCTATTATATTTGGTATTGATATATTTAAGTTCAGCCATGTGAgtaccatttttttaattatgtaaccATTTTTTCACATTCGAAAATCTATATCTAGGGAACCATACTTACTACTTACTAGTCCatttgatttaataatttatcccAATCTGCAAAAAAGAGTGCCACTTAAAAAAATGGCGATGGCGTCGTTGGTTGGTCGGAAACGGAAAGAtgcagaaaaatgaaaattattaaaaaatgttatttttgaaaaataaagttccCATTCGAGttcttttggaaaaattcaacggaaaggaaaatatttc includes the following:
- the Cad96Cb gene encoding protocadherin beta-12, with protein sequence MAKWYNAYINALWAFTLLLHLSITQGLNDNRCYLENGASSENFFVSENNSVGSVIGQVRVHGDPRPGGTIALHLKEIDSPVAISPGTKNLTLRRKLDKEGVDGPSSVFINLICERLHTLDPGFVIPINIRVTDANDNSPVFINSPYVLNISEVTVVGTRVLQGVHAIDNDQQGPFSSVKYSVLSGPHSDYFEFENELEGTLVLKKPLDYETLKSFDVNIRAQDHGEPPRKTDTVLTVHVVDADDQNPRFLDDRYTAVVPETPKRGTVLVTKPRDVKAFDQDLGINAPVFYTFNGIGTDYTYFKINRNTGKVSLSRDLSESDLQHPATLVIRATQQDNPDRYALATLTVSRNVGNGIRFLHTTFYIKVPESTPVGAAVTSFTNNRPNQHLRYFVSDQNILKTFAINTKGELSLRKKLDYEDRPEYIFKVFATDGITNDSSVVNVSVQDVNEWEPRFRYPHYEFFVRGQPNELIGRIEAADGDKNDKLTLTLSGVNASIFFITPTGELRLREAGGYKGIANLAVVATDSGNPPRRASVPVTVHFPESGDAAGVISSRGNNGTPLLLAGLGAILLLLAFVIALLIAYICKAKRSPRQELPSLQPEKSQATPAMTERMSNPMFGDRVKSPTATAMGGIPSDLVKSRIPSPKVHPAPQPPAWPNSASSTRMKKLSWGDDKTDSDSTDNINNIDTTPKLIDNSNLTVYF